The following DNA comes from Vanessa tameamea isolate UH-Manoa-2023 chromosome 23, ilVanTame1 primary haplotype, whole genome shotgun sequence.
TTGTACTTAAAAGCCCAGttgtaacataataaatattcccTCTATAACtgcgatatataaaatattattattacttcaaCATTCTCGCTTCGAACACGAGTCAATCGCGCAACACAATGGCAGCTCTAACACTTAACACTGGGGCACTTtgtaaaaaacaacaaaacgtTGTCACAGACTAAACACACACAAAAGTGTGAATAAAGTTTCTTAAAACACTGAGTTGCTAAGGCACTCAACTACAATTACCATCTAttcatgtatatataaaaactttacgcgttaagcatatgaaaaataataacagaatgttaacaggtaataaaaaaaattgtaaactcgTTCACCGATGCATGCGAAACAAATATCTTTCAATTCCAAAGGAGACTTAACCTAAATGTATAATACGAATAAATGTTTTGTCACATGCTATGGCTCTGTTATGATACTAAACGATAGTATGTGATACAAAAATCTAAGctttagttttattgtaagtttGGTGCAGGCGTTAGTTGGCCACTACTGCCTCCGGCGCTGTGTTTTGACTAGGCTCCGCCTTTACGTCTGTAAGAATAAtttgagtataaaatattaattactttatttgtcatttattattcaTCAAAATTATGCTttagaatgattttttttataaaagtttacaaaatgCCTATTTGCTTACCATTATTAGTCTTATTGGGTGAGTTCTGAGTTGAAGTCTTTTGCGACTCACTGGTGCTGCCTTCGGCTTCACCTGTCTCTCCCGCTGAAGATGTGACCTAAAATTttgttgaattaatattaaaataatttaaacttacatCGAAAGTATGGAGAatcgattaataattaaattattgtgctATCATTAGTGTTACTAGCAATTGTCTTATGTTGGGTAAATAGTTACATATCAGTAAATAGTCATTTAAATCATTGCAGACTCACCCTTGTTCTATTTGGAATTCTAGGTTTTAATCCTTTAGGCTCTTTTGCAGGATCAAAGTGGCAGTCAAATATGTCAATTAGCTCCTTGATGTCTTCCTCTTTCGCTGATACCGTTAACACCTTCAACTGCTTCTCAAGACCTAGTTCAaagatatattgttaaaaattatagtcTCCGCTGAATAAAACAAGAAGTTTGTTTCCATAATGCAAACATTACACTATTAGTATGCTTTTGACCAAAATCTAATGTAGCTGAGTAAAGTTTTGtagacaatttattaaaaagtacatttaaaacaaGTGTAATAaagatgtttaatttaattgaaaactttAAAGCATACTTGCTGCATGGAATGCAttcttaatttttcatattctaaatatataattggtaaCCACCACTGGCAGCGATTTTCTTGCTTACTTTACTgactgtatttaatataataaaaataaatagcaacactATTTATTAGGGTTTATTGACTTAAATTTTATCAGACtagtaatttaaaactaaatttttcaaaactcttaaattatttaagagttttttagaattaatttagCAACAAATTACATCAATGCTTGATAATTTACGTAGGTTTGTCGAGATCTAAATGCTATAAAGTTATATACAAACCTTCCAACTTCTGTTCTTGCCAGGCGTCCTTGAGCTGATCGTAGAGCAGGCCCGCGTCGGCCAGCAGACGGCGCAGCTGCGTGACGCGCTTGCGCTCCGGTCGCGCCAACCGCAGCAGCGGCGCGAACACTGGCCGGAATGTGTTCTGTCTGCAAATTGTAGTTACTAATTATAATGTCCTTAGGTTCTGGTCATTATGTTGGGAAATGTATGACTAATTTAGAGAAAGTTTAGTTATTGTTGGTTAGTCCTGTTTAAATTcaagaattattaaaagaaacctAAGGGTATAAACAGATAATCCTCTTttgcaataacaaaaaataactgaTTACATATTgtgaatactaaaataattaaaaaaatatattttattgtaacttgtAACACTTCAAATATCAACATGAATCTTAAGGATATCATTgctattatcaaaatataagcaATGGCCAAAAATcccttgaaaattaaaattatgtgtatCAAGTTTTCTTGTAGAGGAATTGAACTcttaacatttacaaaataaaaaatataataatttggtaCAGagaaagtaatatataataaagtatatgttgtaaagaataattattgataGATGTAGCATACAAGGGTTTTAGTAAGTATTCATACCTTTCTAGTAATTTCTTAAAGTTGGCAAGTGCTTCCAATTCAGTATGAACCGGTCGTGCCCAGACTCTAGCAGTCTCCACCATATCTTTACTTGCCGTTGTGCCTTCTCCTCCAGCTCCCACTTCTTGTTGCTCTCCTGAATATTAGCATTATGATAGAGTAAActaaaatttttcaattttatgttcAAGCCATAAAGTTACTGAACTCTTTAGAAAGCATACAGAAGCTAATATTTGCATTTACTTGTATAATACTGCTCAAGGAGAATTAATGAATATAGACATTGCAATAGCTTGTAGTGTGCTGTACCTATAtgttaagtatttataacagttatttttcaattaaattgattaatttaagaaatatatatattttctaaaaaaccaaaaaataattatcaaatctGTTACCATatctaattcaattaaaaattcggACAATCCATCTATCCAacataagttaatttaaatgattatgtaaATGTGTggtaaataaacaaaccttgtGCCAGATGCTCAACAATCCTATATGCCGCTGTGGCACGATCCAGTGCACTATCCACTGAAAGTGTATCTGCGTCTAGTAGGACTCTTGCAAGAACTCTTAAAGATACAGATTTAACTGTGGACTTGCATTTGTCAGCAGCAAGAGCATAACTGTCTGCGAAACCAGCCACTATTGTCTTGAAACGGTCCAACAACTTATAACTGAAAAATGATCAACAAATTGTTACATACTccatgaaataaaacataatataaatctaaattgagataaatatttatttatacaaatacagcCTTAGTCTTAAACATTGTTTAGTAGttattcattgatttaacaTTCAATAGTACAGTATTGTTTTACAAatcacatacaaatattttttggtaaagcCAATAGTTACGAGGaggttcattttatattataaacaaaataacattcaatataATTGACCCATTACCCTATATTAaggtttttactttaaatatagataagtaactagtataataatatatttgttataataataacaacatcatAATCAGTAATACATTGTGcaaagtgtaaaaaatattaagttatttaccGAGTAAGAGCTTCTAGCAACATTGTAGGACTAAGGCGGCGTGGCTCATGGTAGATGAGAATAACACTGCCATcacctttttctttttctaaccAGTCTAGGAAATCCGTAAGCGCCGATATTtcagattttgtttttaatatctgaaatattaaatattaaaacctcCCAATTTTTAAAGTTGACACAAAATTAAGTTGTCTAATAGATAATATTAGAacaaaatttatcattaatgatccttattttcaattaatacaGCTAT
Coding sequences within:
- the LOC113401940 gene encoding maternal protein exuperantia; protein product: MAMVSEAKVNGSGVEAPADVLPALAEKPAGLPPGKYALVGWDMDTTGRRLIDEICQIAAFTPKQTYSQYIMPYGDLNPGARRRHNVRVVTVGRYRMLKDTNTHKILKTKSEISALTDFLDWLEKEKGDGSVILIYHEPRRLSPTMLLEALTRYKLLDRFKTIVAGFADSYALAADKCKSTVKSVSLRVLARVLLDADTLSVDSALDRATAAYRIVEHLAQGEQQEVGAGGEGTTASKDMVETARVWARPVHTELEALANFKKLLERQNTFRPVFAPLLRLARPERKRVTQLRRLLADAGLLYDQLKDAWQEQKLEGLEKQLKVLTVSAKEEDIKELIDIFDCHFDPAKEPKGLKPRIPNRTRVTSSAGETGEAEGSTSESQKTSTQNSPNKTNNDVKAEPSQNTAPEAVVAN